A stretch of the Jeotgalibacillus haloalkalitolerans genome encodes the following:
- a CDS encoding lipoprotein yields the protein MKKLLLFTGTVFLLTACNEEESPDYIFTGEGEHWEANLEMTEFVSDDDQEMMEQSFTLTFKGENEDLLGSDRTGEVIGGYVSSDGEYATTWGFNEQSIEDTLFTTTRNTALEYSSFSETETIEIFVEWEGGNEEMFEITSSE from the coding sequence ATGAAGAAGCTTCTGTTATTTACAGGAACTGTCTTTCTGTTAACGGCCTGTAATGAGGAAGAGTCACCAGATTACATTTTTACAGGTGAGGGAGAGCACTGGGAGGCCAATTTGGAAATGACGGAGTTCGTCAGTGATGATGACCAGGAAATGATGGAGCAATCTTTTACCCTGACCTTTAAAGGAGAGAATGAAGACCTTTTGGGATCGGATCGAACAGGAGAAGTCATTGGTGGATATGTTTCGAGTGATGGAGAGTACGCGACGACATGGGGATTTAACGAACAATCAATTGAAGACACCTTATTTACAACTACCAGAAATACTGCGTTGGAATATAGTTCTTTTTCTGAGACTGAGACAATCGAAATATTCGTTGAATGGGAAGGCGGAAACGAAGAAATGTTTGAAATCACATCATCAGAGTAA